TCATGTTCTGGTCCAACTATGCCGACGAAGCCTATGTGCGCGGCGTTTCGCGCATCGTACCGCCCGGCGCGGCCTACGGCTATGTACTCAAATCCGCTTCCGAGGAACGACTGACCCTGGCGGTGCGCGGGATCTTCGTGGAAGGCCAATGCGTCATCGACCGCGAAATCCGCACGGTGCAGCAAAAGGCCGCCAGCCATTTCGAGGGGTTGTCGGACGTCGAATACGAGATTCTGGTGGACGTCGCGCTGGGCCTGACGGACCGGCTGATCGCGGAGCGGCGCGGTCTGTCGTTGCGCAGCGTGCAGAACCGGCTGCAGCAGGTTTACGACAAGCTCGGCATCTATGGCGAGGACATGCCCGCTGAAGCGATCAATTTCCGGACGCGGGCCGTAAGCCTTGCACTGCTGCGGCGGCTTATCAACCGCTCGGGCCTGGAAGAGGCCGAAGCGGACCTTGCGCGCTGGTTGAAAGGCCGGTCCCGGCGCTGACGCTCAGCCGGACAGGGCATGTGCGCGGAAGAGTTCGATGGCCATGGCGTCGGCGTGTTCGCGGTGCGACTGAAGCGCCTGTGTCGCCAGGGACTCGTCCCCCGACACGAGAACATCCACAAGGCGGCGATGCTCCATATTGGAGCGGACGGGCAGGGGGCGATACGGAACGATGGCCATGCGCGCCCGAAACTGCTCGGCCCAATAGGTCCTCAGAGTCGCCTGCAGGCGCTCATTGCCGCTGGCCTCCGTGATCGCCCAGTGAAACGCGTCGTCGAGTTCCGACCAGCCGGCGACATCCTCCTTCTCGGTCGCGCGCTCCATCGCCGTCATCAACTGGTTCAGCCGCGCGTGTACTCCGGGCGCAAGCCCTTCGCGCGCGACGATCCGGCAGGCCATGGCCTCGAGCGCCGAGAACACTTCGTAGATCTGCATCAGGTCCTTCAGCGACTGCCGGCGCACCGTCATCCCACGGCGCGGACGGATATCGATCAGATGCTCGCCCTCCAGCATGATCAGGGCCTCGCGCACCGGTGTCCGGCTCATCGACAGAAGCGAGGCTACCTCCGATTCAAGCAGAGTCGTTCCCGGCGCCAGATGCCCGAGCAATATCCTTTGCCGCAGGCTTTCGTAGGCCCGCTCGCGCGCTGAGGCCGTCCCACGCTGCTCATGCTCGACACTTGTCATCGCCGAAATTCAATCCACGATGTATACATTGACAAGATGGTACGTACTAAGGATAGTTCTTGGCAAGAGGCCGAAACAGGCCCGCAGGAAACGGTCAGCGGCGACAGGTCGCCATCAATGTATCCATTGTATGGGTACACGCGGAGGTATCATGCACAGACGGACATTTATCGCATCCTCGCTCCTGGCGCTGATGGCAGCCGGCGTTCTGCCGGCCGCGGCCCAGTCGGATTTTCCGCAGCGCCCGATCCAGATGATCGTGCCGTGGGGTGCCGGCGGCGGGACCGACGCGGTCGGCCGCATCGTCGCCACGCTGCTGCAGCAGGAACTCGGCGTGCCGATAAACGTCGTCAACCGCACCGGCGGCTCGGGCGTGGTCGGGCATAGCGCCATCGCCAATGCCCGCCCGGACGGCTACACGATCGGCATCATGACGATCGAGATCGACATGATGCACTGGATGGGCCTGACCCAGATGACCTATGAGGATTTCGACATCCTCGCCATGATGAATTCCGATCCGGCCGGCCTGATGGTATCGGCGGATTCTCCCTATCAGGATGCGCCGGCTCTTCTGGCGGCCATCAAGCAACAGCCCGCCGGCACCTTCAAGGCCTCGGGCACGGGGCAGGGCGGCATCTGGCATCTCGGCCTTGCCGGCTGGCTGCTGTCGCACGATCTGGCGCCGAACCACGTCACCTTCGTACCCAGCCAGGGAGCGGCTTCCGGGATCACCGATATGGTGGCCGGCGGCGTCGACCTGATCCCCTCGTCGCTTGCCGAGGGGCGCTCCATGATCGAGGCCGGCCGCGTCAAGGCGCTCGGCACCATGTCGGAAAGCCGGCAGGAGGCCTTCCCCGACGTGCCGACGATCAAGGAGGCGCTGGATTCGGACTGGACCCTGTCCGTCTGGCGCACCGTTGCCGCGCCCAAGGGCCTTCCCGACGATGTGAAGGCCAAGCTCGAGGCGGCCCTGGAGAAGGTCTACAACACCGACGAGTACCAGACCTTCATGCGCGACCGTGGCTTCGGCGTCCGCTGGGCCGGTGGCGCGGAAGCCACCCAGATCGTCGCGCAGGACGATGCGACGCTCGGCGAAGTGATGAAGAAGGCCGGGCTCGCCAAGTAGCGGGCCCTTCTTCGCGGTTACCACCGGGGTTCAGGCATGATCAGATTGAGCGAATTCCAGCTCGGCGTCCTTACCGCCGTGCTGGCCGCAGGGTTGCTCTATGCATCGAGCGCCTTCGCCCCCATACCGGGGCAGGACTACGGCGCCGGGACCATGCCGCGGCTGATCGCCTGGTGCGGCATCGCGCTCGGGCTTTACATGATGGCGATGAGCTTCAGGACGCTGCCGGCGGCCCTGAAGCCGCATCTGTCCGAGTGGACGGGGTCACGCCGCTCGGTGCTGTCGGCGCTGGCGGTGCTGGCCGTCATCCTGTTCTATATTTTCTTCTCGTAAACGCTCGGCTTCATCCCCACCAGCTTCATCGGCCTGTTCGCGCTGATGCTGGCACTGGGCAGCCGGGCGCATATCGCGGCGCTGGCCAGCATCGCGACGACGCTCGTCGTCTACTACGCCTTCTCACGCATGCTCCTGGTGCCGCTGCCGCGCACCGAATGGCTCTCGTTCCTCGGGTGATTCCATGATGATTATCGAACAGGCGGCGGCCCTCGTCTTCCAGCCCTATGTTCTGGGCGTGATCCTGCTGTCGGCCATCTTCGGCATGTTCGTCGGGGCCATCCCCGGGCTGACGGCCACCATGGCGACCGCCCTGCTGGTGCCGCTGACCTTCTTCATGGAACCGGTGCCGGCCATCGCCGCCATCGTGACGGCGACGGCGATGGCCATCTTTGCCGGCGATATACCGGCCGCGATGCTGCGCATGCCCGGAACGCCCGCCAATGCCGCCTATGTCGAAGACGCCTACCGCATGACGGTCAGCGGAAGGGGCGATGACGCCCTCGGGGCGGCGCTTGTGTTTTCGGCCATCGGCGGGCTGTTCGGGTCCATCGTCCTGATGACCCTGTCGCCTGTGCTGGCGGAGATCGCGCTGAAATTCAGCTCCGAGGAATATTTCTTTCTGGTTCTGCTGGGGCTGTCCTGTGCCGTCTTCGTGTCGCCGGGTTCGCCGACGCGTGGCCTGATCTCGCTGCTCATCGGCCTGTTCTTCGCCACCATCGGCATCGACAATCCGTCGGGAGAGCCGCGCTTCGCCTTCGGCAACGTCGAACTGATGGCTGGCATCCAGTTCATTCCGGCGATGATCGGCCTGTTCGCCGTGTCGGAGGTGCTGCGCACCGTGACGTCGACGACGCCGCGCGGCGTGGTGCCCAGGATGGACGGCGGGGGCATCTTCAAGTCGCAGTGGAAGAACCTGAAGACCTACCCGGTGCAGGCGGCGCGGGGCAGCATAACGGGCACGGCGCTTGGTATCCTGCCGGGGGCCGGCGCCGATATCGCCGCCTGGATATCCTACGCCATTTCCAAACGTTTCTCGAAGCACAGGGAAAAATTCGGCAAGGGCCATGTCGAGGGCCTGGTTGAGGCCGGTTCGGCGAACAATTCGTCCGTCAGCGGCGCCTGGATCCCCGCTCTCGTGTTCGGCATCCCGGGTGATTCCATCACCGCCATCGTGATCGGCGTGCTGTATGTGAAGGGCATCAACCCCGGCCCCGCGATCTTCATCAACGATCCGTCGTCGATCTACGCGATCTTCATCGTCTTCCTGGTGGCCAACATCATCATGTTGCCCCTCGGCTGGCTGGCGATCCGTGGCGCGCGGCCGATCCTGTCGATCCCGCCGGCAATGCTGATGCCGATGATCCTGATGTTCTGCATCGTCGGGGCGTTCGCCATCAACAACTCCATGGCCGGCATCGTCATGATGCTGTTCTTCGGACTGCTGGGCTTCTTCATGGAAGAGAACGACATTCCCATCGCCCCCGCCATCCTGGGCCTGGTGCTCGGCCCCATGCTGGAGCAGAACTTCATCTCTTCGATGATCAAGGCGGACGGCAACCCGATGGGCTTCTTCGAGCGGCCGATCGCGGCCGGCCTCGGCGTCTTTACGATCCTGGTCTGGCTTCTGCCGCTGGCCCTGTGGGCCTGGCGTCAGGCGCACCGGCCCGCGCGGGCGGCCTGAGCGGGTGGCCCTGAGCGGGCAGCCTGAGCGCCTCTGCTCAGCAGTCCTCGCCGAAGCGATTGGCGACGAGGTCGGCGATCGCCTCTATGGCGCCCTCGGCCTCCGGCCCGGTGGCCGTCACCTCGATCGTGCTGCCCTGGCTGGCCGCCAGCATCATCAGGCCCATGATGGATCGCCCGCCGACCGAGAAGCCGTCGCGGCTGATCGTCAATTCGGCGTCGAAGCCCTCGGCGGTCTGGACGAACTTGGCGGACGCGCGCGCATGCAGCCCGCGCTTGTTGATGATGGACAAGGTCCTCGATGTTGCGATTGTGGCCGGGCCCGGTTGCGTCACAGCATCGACCATCATCTATTTCCCTGCGAGAATGCGGCTTGCCACCGCTATGTACTTGCGGCCGGCCTCCTGCGCTTCGACCAGCGCGGCTTCCATGGGACGGTTCTCCCGAACGCGGGCAAGCTTGATCAGCATCGGCAGGTTGACGCCGGCCAATACGTCGACATTCCCCTCGTCCATCACGGAGATGGCAAGGTTGGACGGGGTGCCGCCGAACATGTCGGTGAGAATGATGACGCCATCGCCTTTCTCGGCGGCGCGCACGGCGGTGACGATGTCCTCACGTCGCTGCTCCATGTCGTCGTCCGGTCCGATCGATACCGTCTCGAAAGCCTCCTGCGGACCTACGACATGCTCCACAGCGGCCTTGAACTCCTTGGCGAGTTGGCCGTGGGTTACGAGAACCAGTCCGATCATGCTTGTCGATAGTCTCCACGCTTGCGCAATTCCGAGGCAGCCTTCGATTGTGCGCCTGCTTCCTGCGGGCCGCAAGATGCCGGACGACAACAGATGGAATTATTCGAGATTACAACGAAAATTGATGCAAACCGCCCTTTCGCGGGTGTTCTCGGCGCCGCACGGGCGGCGCGATTTGTGTGCGGTGCAACCTTAAGTTTCAGGTTACCCCAGCACTTCGAGGATGATTTCCGCGCCAAGCGTCGCCTCCCGGCTGTGCAGATGCACCTGGCGAATCGGTAGGCCGCACAATTCGGCGGTGGGCAGGTCCGGCAGGCGGGGAGGCTCCGTCGACAGGGTCGCGACCAGCGATATCTCCGCTTCGGGCAGGGTGGCCTGCTGAACGATGCCGACACCGGAAATTTCCAGAAGCCCGGCGATGGAGGCCGGCGATACACCGACCAGCCGGTCGCCTTCCCGTCGCAGCAGAACCTGATCGTCGGCCACGAGGGCGGCTTGCCGTCCCTCGCGGCGGGCCAGGCGGATCAGACAGAGCGCCAGGGCCGATTTGCCGGACCGCGCCGCTCCGAGGATCAGGACACCCCGACCGTCGATGGCGACGAGGCACCCATGCCGGTTGCCGCCGCTCATGCGGCCGGCAGAGAGATGATGAAGCGAGCTCCGGCAACGCCTCCCGGCGCGGTGTCCGACCGGATGTTCTCGGCGGTCAGCGTACCGGCATGCGCCTCGACGATCTGCCGGCTGATGGACAGGCCGAGGCCGGAATTCTGGCCGAAGGCCTCGCCGGCCGGCCGGTCGGTGTAGAAGCGCTCGAAGATGCGTTCGATCTTCTCGGCCTGTATGCCCGGGCCGTTATCTTCCACGATCAGGATCACCCGCGTCCTGGATCGCTTCAGCCGCACGCCGACCCGGCCGCCCGGCTCGGCCGCGAACGATCGCGCATTGTCGATGAGATTGGTCAGGACCTGGCTGAGGCGCAGATCGTGGCCGGCCACGGCAAATCCCTTCAAGCCCTGGGGGGGCGGTTCCACGGCAAGGTCGATGGCGACCTGGCGCCCGTCGCGGCTGTGCGCGCGCGCGCCATCCACGACGGAAGCCGCCAGCCTGTCCATATGCACGATGTCCGACAGGTCGCGCGCAAGCTCGGCGTCGAGGCGGGATGCGTCGGATATGTCGGTGATCAGCCTGTCGAGCCGCTTCACGTCGTGCTGGATGACGGCCAGAAGGCGTTGCCGCGACTCCTCGTTGCGCGCCAGCGGCAATGTCTCGACCGCGCTGCGCAGCGAGGTCAGCGGGTTCTTCAATTCATGGCTGACATCGGCGGCAAAGGATTCGATGGCATCCATGCGCGCATAAAGCGCGTTCGTCATGTCGCGAAGCGATGTTGCCAGATGCCCCACCTCGTCGGCGCGGTCTCCGAAGTCGGGGATCTCCTCGCGGGCGTTGACGGAGCGCCGCACGCGCACCGCCGCGGCCGATAGCCGGCGCAGCGGCGTCGCTATGGTGGAGGCCAGGAAGATCGACAGAAACACCGTCACCGCCGCGGCAACGGCAAAGGTGCGCACGATGGCCATCCGCTCGGCCTGCACGATCTTGTCGATGTCGCCGCCCTGCGTCGACAGCAGCAGTACGCCCAGCACGGCGCGGAACCGCTGGATCGGGACGGCGACGGACACGATCAACTCGCCGTTCTCCGTCGAGCGGACAACGGTCGACGGGCCGCCGGTCAAGGCGCTCAGCACCTCCGGATAGGTGCTGCCGGAGCCGCCGGGCGTCTCGTGATAGATGGGCAGGCTGGAATTGCGGAAGAGCTTGCCGACCTCGTCACCCAGCCATTCGAAGCCGCCGCGTTCGGCCGGTTCCACCGGCGGCAGATTGTACCGCAGGATCTGGCCGCGCGAATAGAGATGGCGCGAATCGAGGATCAGGTTGGTGTCGCGGTCGTAGATGCGGGCGCGCGTGCGCGTGGGGGAGATCAGGCGACGCAGGAGCGGCGCGACCCGTTCGGGGTTGATGGGAAAGTCGAGGCTGTCCGACAGGTCCATGCCCGGTGTCAGCGTGGCGCCGGCCTGCAGTTCCAGCAGGCGCTCCGGATCGAGCGAGATGGAGTTGGTTTCCACCGTCGCCGACGAGGCGATGGCGCTGGCGATGATCTCGCCTTGCGTCAGCAGGCTTTCCACCCGCGCATCGATCAGCCCCGCCCGGAACTGGTTGAGATAGAGTATGCCGGAGACCAGCACCAGCAAAGCAACCAGGTTCAGGAAGATGATGCGGCGCGTGAGCGACGAAAAGATCGTATGGCCGAGCACCCAGCGGAAGCGCAGGAGCGCGCGCCGCACGAAGGGTACCCGCCGCCAACGCGCGCGGCGGGCGGACCTGCGGGGCTCTTCGCGCATGTCCGTCGTTGATACCAAGGCACAATTCCTGTTTCTTGTCCGTGCCTTAGCACTCGCGCGTCGAATGCGCGACAGCAAAATTCGTCAAATTTCGCGGAAGCGGTAGCCGACGCCGTAGAGCGTTTCGATCATGTCGAAATCGTCGTCGATGGCCTTGAACTTCTTGCGCAGCCGCTTGATGTGGCTGTCGATGGTGCGGTCGTCGACATAGACCTGCTCGTCATAGGCCGCATCCATCAAGGCATCGCGGCTTTTGACGACACCCGGCCGCTGCGCCAGCGAATGCAGGATCAGGAATTCGGTTACGGTCAGCGTGACCGGCTTTCCCATCCAGGTGCAGGTGTGGCGCTCCTGGTCCATGACAAGCTGGCCGCGCTCCAGCGAAGCCTCGGGGTTGGCGCCCGGCTTGGCCGTCGCGTCGCGCGGGGCGCCGCGCCGAAGGATGGCCTTGACGCGCTCGACCAGAAGCCGCTGCGAAAACGGTTTGCGGATGTAGTCGTCGGCGCCCATCTTGAGGCCGAACAGTTCGTCGATCTCCTCGTCCTTGGACGTCAGGAATATGACGGGCAGGTCGGACTTCTGGCGAAGACGCCGCAGAAGCTCCATGCCGTCCATGCGCGGCATCTTGATATCGAAGATCGCCAGATGCGGGGGTCTGGCCTGAAGCCCCTCCAGCGCCGACGCCCCGTCCGTATAGGTTTCGACCCGGTAGCCTTCGCTCTCGAGCGCGATCGAAACCGACGTCAGGATGTTCCGGTCGTCGTCGACCAGTGCGATGGTGGGCATGTGCGAAGAATCTCCTAAAATCGCGATCGCCTGCATATCTGGCGGGCAATTGTGGCATTTCTACCACAATTATCGCCGAGCATGCCAGCGGTCTCCCCAAGCTGGACGCGAACGGGCCTTCGACGAGCGGTGACCGCCCGGTCGGCGCTTTCCGGATGCCCGGTGGACAGGCAGTTCATGATAAACCGGTGATTAAATAATAGCCGGGGGTCTGATGCGCCAAAGGAAGAATAAAACGATTTAAATCATGAGATAAATTTTTGAAACGATTGAATTACTGTCGGATGATAGTAACCCTTTAAAAATGCCTTGCTGTTTCTG
This genomic window from Aureimonas sp. OT7 contains:
- a CDS encoding response regulator transcription factor, which produces MEVLIVEDDAVHRAFLRDVIAAALPDSSLYEASDGEEGEAIARRLGARNVVVDLQMPRRTGVDMARTLWRERPDTAIMFWSNYADEAYVRGVSRIVPPGAAYGYVLKSASEERLTLAVRGIFVEGQCVIDREIRTVQQKAASHFEGLSDVEYEILVDVALGLTDRLIAERRGLSLRSVQNRLQQVYDKLGIYGEDMPAEAINFRTRAVSLALLRRLINRSGLEEAEADLARWLKGRSRR
- a CDS encoding GntR family transcriptional regulator → MTSVEHEQRGTASARERAYESLRQRILLGHLAPGTTLLESEVASLLSMSRTPVREALIMLEGEHLIDIRPRRGMTVRRQSLKDLMQIYEVFSALEAMACRIVAREGLAPGVHARLNQLMTAMERATEKEDVAGWSELDDAFHWAITEASGNERLQATLRTYWAEQFRARMAIVPYRPLPVRSNMEHRRLVDVLVSGDESLATQALQSHREHADAMAIELFRAHALSG
- a CDS encoding tripartite tricarboxylate transporter substrate binding protein, producing the protein MHRRTFIASSLLALMAAGVLPAAAQSDFPQRPIQMIVPWGAGGGTDAVGRIVATLLQQELGVPINVVNRTGGSGVVGHSAIANARPDGYTIGIMTIEIDMMHWMGLTQMTYEDFDILAMMNSDPAGLMVSADSPYQDAPALLAAIKQQPAGTFKASGTGQGGIWHLGLAGWLLSHDLAPNHVTFVPSQGAASGITDMVAGGVDLIPSSLAEGRSMIEAGRVKALGTMSESRQEAFPDVPTIKEALDSDWTLSVWRTVAAPKGLPDDVKAKLEAALEKVYNTDEYQTFMRDRGFGVRWAGGAEATQIVAQDDATLGEVMKKAGLAK
- a CDS encoding tripartite tricarboxylate transporter permease, with product MMIIEQAAALVFQPYVLGVILLSAIFGMFVGAIPGLTATMATALLVPLTFFMEPVPAIAAIVTATAMAIFAGDIPAAMLRMPGTPANAAYVEDAYRMTVSGRGDDALGAALVFSAIGGLFGSIVLMTLSPVLAEIALKFSSEEYFFLVLLGLSCAVFVSPGSPTRGLISLLIGLFFATIGIDNPSGEPRFAFGNVELMAGIQFIPAMIGLFAVSEVLRTVTSTTPRGVVPRMDGGGIFKSQWKNLKTYPVQAARGSITGTALGILPGAGADIAAWISYAISKRFSKHREKFGKGHVEGLVEAGSANNSSVSGAWIPALVFGIPGDSITAIVIGVLYVKGINPGPAIFINDPSSIYAIFIVFLVANIIMLPLGWLAIRGARPILSIPPAMLMPMILMFCIVGAFAINNSMAGIVMMLFFGLLGFFMEENDIPIAPAILGLVLGPMLEQNFISSMIKADGNPMGFFERPIAAGLGVFTILVWLLPLALWAWRQAHRPARAA
- a CDS encoding HPr family phosphocarrier protein; protein product: MVDAVTQPGPATIATSRTLSIINKRGLHARASAKFVQTAEGFDAELTISRDGFSVGGRSIMGLMMLAASQGSTIEVTATGPEAEGAIEAIADLVANRFGEDC
- a CDS encoding PTS sugar transporter subunit IIA yields the protein MIGLVLVTHGQLAKEFKAAVEHVVGPQEAFETVSIGPDDDMEQRREDIVTAVRAAEKGDGVIILTDMFGGTPSNLAISVMDEGNVDVLAGVNLPMLIKLARVRENRPMEAALVEAQEAGRKYIAVASRILAGK
- a CDS encoding stimulus-sensing domain-containing protein, whose amino-acid sequence is MREEPRRSARRARWRRVPFVRRALLRFRWVLGHTIFSSLTRRIIFLNLVALLVLVSGILYLNQFRAGLIDARVESLLTQGEIIASAIASSATVETNSISLDPERLLELQAGATLTPGMDLSDSLDFPINPERVAPLLRRLISPTRTRARIYDRDTNLILDSRHLYSRGQILRYNLPPVEPAERGGFEWLGDEVGKLFRNSSLPIYHETPGGSGSTYPEVLSALTGGPSTVVRSTENGELIVSVAVPIQRFRAVLGVLLLSTQGGDIDKIVQAERMAIVRTFAVAAAVTVFLSIFLASTIATPLRRLSAAAVRVRRSVNAREEIPDFGDRADEVGHLATSLRDMTNALYARMDAIESFAADVSHELKNPLTSLRSAVETLPLARNEESRQRLLAVIQHDVKRLDRLITDISDASRLDAELARDLSDIVHMDRLAASVVDGARAHSRDGRQVAIDLAVEPPPQGLKGFAVAGHDLRLSQVLTNLIDNARSFAAEPGGRVGVRLKRSRTRVILIVEDNGPGIQAEKIERIFERFYTDRPAGEAFGQNSGLGLSISRQIVEAHAGTLTAENIRSDTAPGGVAGARFIISLPAA
- a CDS encoding response regulator transcription factor, encoding MPTIALVDDDRNILTSVSIALESEGYRVETYTDGASALEGLQARPPHLAIFDIKMPRMDGMELLRRLRQKSDLPVIFLTSKDEEIDELFGLKMGADDYIRKPFSQRLLVERVKAILRRGAPRDATAKPGANPEASLERGQLVMDQERHTCTWMGKPVTLTVTEFLILHSLAQRPGVVKSRDALMDAAYDEQVYVDDRTIDSHIKRLRKKFKAIDDDFDMIETLYGVGYRFREI